In Musa acuminata AAA Group cultivar baxijiao chromosome BXJ2-3, Cavendish_Baxijiao_AAA, whole genome shotgun sequence, the following proteins share a genomic window:
- the LOC135607423 gene encoding uncharacterized protein LOC135607423, which yields MHNHSPSLLLNRTGSFRADALGHTALHLVGNLCFALFVVGVLAFSIIAATYRPDDPLLLPSSPSAASSKITAFLTSSTNATFRPDDAPLRTGEDFLNASSSSASTDDPAAIHLADLPDSNSSSAAATAAGGDSTDCDDAAPINCADPEVFHLMMRATIESFRDVHFYRFGKPVRGGDGGGSCDMAWRFRPKDAKRAGFYKDYRRFEITRSRGCVYSIVRIGDYHTGVNARKKKKPKKGANDGAGEFAINKIPISSQAAVPLVVPVVGESVNDSLPVVESEGKFSSSRYLIYSGGGDRCKNMNHYLWSFLCALGEAQYLNRTLVMDLTICLSSKYSSTNQDEEGKDFRFYFDFEHLRDSASVLDQRQFWNDWALWQKKDKLSLHLVEDLRVTPMKLAKVKGTLIMRKFGAVEPDNYWYRVCEGETESVIQRPWHLIWKSPRLMDIVSGIASRLKWDFDSVHVVRGEKASNTQQWPNLAADTSPEALLSTLRDKIEDGRHLYIATNEPDTSLFDPLKDKYSTHFLDDFKDLWGENSDWYEETKKLNNGIPVEFDGYMRGEVDTEVFLRGKKQLETFNDLTGDCKDGVNTCRTAS from the coding sequence ATGCATAATCATAGCCCGTCGCTCCTCCTGAACCGGACCGGGAGCTTCCGGGCCGACGCGCTGGGCCACACCGCCCTCCACCTCGTCGGCAACCTCTGCTTCGCCCTCTTCGTCGTCGGCGTGCTCGCCTTCAGCATCATTGCCGCCACCTACCGCCCAGATGACCCCCTCCTTCTCCCCTCCTCCCCCTCCGCGGCCTCCTCCAAGATCACCGCCTTCCTCACCTCCTCCACCAACGCTACCTTCCGCCCCGATGACGCCCCCCTCCGCACCGGTGAGGACTTCTTGAACGCCTCCTCGTCCTCCGCTTCCACCGATGACCCCGCTGCCATCCACCTCGCCGACCTCCCCGACTCCAACAGTTCTTCCGCCGCCGCGACGGCCGCCGGCGGGGACAGCACCGACTGTGACGATGCCGCCCCCATCAACTGCGCCGACCCGGAGGTCTTCCACCTAATGATGCGCGCCACCATCGAGTCCTTCCGCGACGTCCACTTTTACCGCTTCGGCAAGCCGGTgcgcggcggcgacggcggcggttCCTGCGACATGGCCTGGCGGTTCCGCCCCAAGGACGCCAAGCGCGCCGGCTTCTACAAGGACTACCGCCGGTTCGAGATCACACGCTCACGCGGCTGCGTTTATTCCATCGTCAGGATCGGCGACTACCACACTGGCGTCAATGCCCGAAAGAAGAAGAAACCGAAAAAGGGCGCTAACGACGGCGCCGGCGAGTTCGCGATAAATAAGATCCCTATCTCATCGCAGGCCGCGGTCCCGCTCGTCGTCCCCGTGGTTGGCGAGTCCGTGAACGACTCCCTTCCGGTGGTCGAGTCCGAGGGCAAGTTCAGCAGCAGCAGGTACCTGATCTACTCTGGCGGGGGCGATCGGTGCAAGAATATGAACCATTACCTGTGGAGCTTCCTCTGCGCACTCGGCGAAGCCCAGTATCTGAACCGGACTCTCGTCATGGACCTCACCATTTGCCTCTCGTCCAAGTACTCGTCCACGAATCAGGACGAGGAGGGCAAGGATTTCAGGTTCTACTTCGACTTCGAGCACTTGAGGGACTCCGCCTCGGTCCTCGACCAGCGCCAGTTCTGGAACGATTGGGCGCTGTGGCAGAAGAAGGACAAGCTCAGCCTCCACCTCGTCGAGGACTTGAGGGTCACGCCCATGAAGCTCGCCAAGGTGAAGGGCACACTGATCATGCGCAAGTTCGGGGCCGTCGAGCCGGACAACTACTGGTACCGGGTCTGCGAAGGGGAGACGGAGTCGGTGATCCAGCGGCCATGGCACCTCATCTGGAAATCTCCCCGCTTGATGGACATAGTCTCCGGCATTGCTTCGAGATTGAAGTGGGATTTCGACTCGGTCCACGTGGTGAGGGGGGAGAAGGCGAGCAACACCCAGCAGTGGCCTAATTTGGCCGCGGACACTTCCCCGGAGGCCCTGCTGTCGACGCTCAGGGACAAGATCGAAGACGGAAGGCACCTGTACATCGCGACCAATGAGCCCGACACCTCCTTGTTCGATCCACTCAAGGACAAGTACTCCACTCATTTTCTCGACGATTTCAAAGACCTGTGGGGGGAGAATAGCGATTGGTACGAGGAAACAAAGAAGCTAAACAATGGGATTCCGGTGGAGTTCGACGGGTACATGAGGGGAGAAGTGGACACAGAGGTGTTTCTGAGGGGCAAGAAGCAGCTGGAGACCTTTAACGATCTCACCGGCGATTGCAAAGATGGGGTCAATACTTGTCGCACAGCCTCTTGA
- the LOC135607424 gene encoding zinc finger protein ZAT5-like, which yields MDSVEEGKEYHHHNSSSSSSCNNNDRGARAVVKGKRTKRRRVHLPPASALAGPTTSSASSAEFSSSITEEDEDMANCLVLLSRGRNVDPKPESAPEEGIDRGGGTEKCTSLGSAEAAVATTDAKAGACVYECKTCYKCFPSFQALGGHRASHKKPRMMVPAAAEEDGLQISVNSFSKPLVAPNDGNSISGGSNKSRVHECSICGSEFSSGQALGGHMRRHRPLMTTKESPELKKESFVLSLDLNLPAPSDGDHEELPILPPAMTAFPFEGEQPLVFSASPLVDCHY from the coding sequence ATGGATTCTGTGGAGGAAGGCAAAGAATACCACCACCACAAcagtagcagtagcagcagcTGCAACAACAACGACCGTGGTGCTCGTGCCGTCGTCAAGGGCAAGCGGACGAAGCGGCGCAGGGTCCACCTACCACCGGCCTCGGCACTCGCGGGGCCGACCACTTCGTCCGCGTCCTCCGCCGAGTTCTCCAGTAGCATCACCGAGGAAGACGAAGACATGGCCAATTGCCTCGTTCTCCTCTCCCGCGGACGAAACGTTGACCCGAAGCCTGAATCGGCACCGGAAGAAGGCATCGACCGCGGTGGTGGCACCGAGAAGTGCACGAGCCTAGGTTCGGCCGAGGCCGCCGTGGCGACGACGGACGCAAAGGCCGGAGCGTGCGTTTACGAGTGCAAGACTTGCTATAAATGCTTTCCTTCGTTCCAAGCGCTCGGGGGGCACCGTGCCAGCCACAAGAAGCCCAGGATGATGGTACCGGCGGCGGCCGAGGAAGATGGGCTACAGATCAGCGTGAACTCGTTCTCCAAGCCATTAGTGGCTCCAAATGATGGCAACTCCATCAGCGGTGGCAGTAACAAGTCGAGGGTGCATGAGTGCTCCATCTGTGGATCGGAATTCTCGTCCGGCCAGGCGCTCGGCGGCCACATGAGGCGGCACCGGCCGTTGATGACGACCAAAGAATCGCCAGAGCTTAAGAAGGAGAGCTTTGTTCTCTCATTGGATCTAAACCTTCCCGCGCCATCCGACGGTGACCATGAGGAGCTTCCCATATTGCCACCCGCCATGACCGCCTTTCCCTTCGAAGGCGAGCAGCCGCTTGTCTTCTCGGCGTCGCCGCTGGTGGATTGCCATTACTAA
- the LOC135607426 gene encoding protein RGF1 INDUCIBLE TRANSCRIPTION FACTOR 1-like, whose translation MMMRRVAASLVPPWLEPLLSTHFFAACPLHPDAPRSESNMFCLDCGASASSFCFYCRSDRHSGHRVIQIRRSSYHDVVRVAEIQKVLDISGVQTYVINSARVLFLNERPQPRGTGRGGASGSSAAGPPSSSSPHTCEICARSLLDPFRFCSLGCKLAGIKRNGDATFVLHPGDEDASGGGESSSTAAAEESKGGRRGRWGGGSCEEVGHDARDPARPPPPPNSRRRKGIPHRAPFAS comes from the exons atgatgatgaggagggtGGCGGCGTCGCTGGTGCCTCCGTGGCTGGAGCCCCTCCTCTCCACCCATTTCTTCGCCGCGTGTCCTCTCCACCCGGACGCCCCCCGCAGCGAGAGCAACATGTTCTGCCTCGACTGCGGCGCTTCCGCCTCCTCCTTCTGCTTCTATTGCCGCTCCGACCGCCATTCCGGCCACCGCGTCATCCAG ataCGGCGGTCGTCGTACCACGACGTCGTGCGGGTGGCGGAGATCCAGAAGGTGCTCGACATCAGCGGCGTCCAGACCTACGTCATCAACAGCGCGCGCGTCCTCTTCCTCAACGAGCGGCCGCAGCCGCGCGGTACCGGACGAGGCGGCGCCTCCGGTTCCTCGGCTGCCGGCCCACCCTCCTCCTCATCACCCCACACCTGCGAGATCTGTGCCCGCTCCCTCCTCGACCCCTTCCGCTTCTGCTCCCTGGGCTGCAAG TTGGCTGGGATAAAGCGCAACGGCGACGCGACTTTTGTGCTGCACCCGGGCGACGAGGACGCCAGCGGCGGCGGGGAATCATCGTCGACAGCAGCCGCAGAGGAGAGCAAGGGTGGGCGGAGGGGAAGATGGGGTGGGGGATCCTGCGAGGAAGTGGGCCACGACGCCCGAGACCCCGCGCGTCCTCCGCCCCCGCCGAACTCGAGAAGGCGAAAGGGCATCCCCCACCGCGCCCCCTTCGCCTCCTGA
- the LOC135607425 gene encoding protein WALLS ARE THIN 1-like, producing MAEAGARSICGVPERVQLHVAMLALQFGYAGFHVVSRAALNMGISKVVFPVYRNIIALILLVPFAYFLEKKDRPAMTLSFLIQFFFLALCGITANQGFYLLGLDNTSPTFASAIQNSVPAITFAMAAALRIEKIRFDRRDGIAKLVGTLACVGGATIITLYKGPSIFSPSRTLNEATPSPSASKMLWLGDAKGKNWTLGCLFLIGHCLSWSGWLVLQAPVLKKYPARLSVTSYTCFFGVIQFLIIAAFIERDADAWIFHSGGELFTILYAGFVASGIAFAVQIWCIDRGGPVFVAVYQPVQTLVVAIMASIALGEQFYLGGIIGAVFIIAGLYLVLWGKSEERAFAAKEAAMVVSSTCDHDGVRPIASPKASTLTQPLLPSPPSENV from the exons ATGGCAGAGGCCGGAGCGAGGAGCATATGCGGCGTGCCGGAGAGGGTGCAGCTGCATGTGGCCATGCTGGCCCTGCAGTTCGGGTACGCCGGCTTCCATGTCGTCTCCCGGGCGGCCCTCAATATGGGGATCAGTAAAGTGGTGTTTCCCGTGTACCGGAACATCATCGCCTTGATCCTACTCGTTCCCTTCGCCTACTTCCTCGAGAA GAAGGACAGGCCGGCGATGACGCTCTCTTTCCTCATCCAATTCTTCTTCCTCGCTTTGTGCGG TATAACTGCAAACCAGGGATTCTATCTGCTTGGGCTCGACAACACCTCTCCCACCTTCGCCTCCGCCATCCAAAACTCTGTCCCAGCCATCACCTTTGCCATGGCTGCTGCCCTCAG AATAGAGAAGATACGGTTCGACCGACGCGATGGGatcgcgaagctcgtcggaactctagCCTGCGTCGGCGGCGCGACGATCATCACGTTGTACAAAGGTCCCTCCATATTCAGCCCGTCGCGCACGCTGAACGAAGCGACCCCGTCGCCCTCCGCGTCCAAAATGCTGTGGTTGGGTGATGCCAAAGGGAAGAACTGGACGCTGGGCTGCCTCTTCCTCATCGGTCACTGCTTGTCGTGGTCGGGGTGGCTGGTGCTCCAGGCGCCCGTGTTGAAGAAGTACCCGGCGAGGCTCTCGGTGACCTCGTACACGTGCTTCTTCGGAGTGATCCAGTTCCTCATCATCGCCGCCTTCATCGAGAGGGACGCCGATGCTTGGATCTTTCACTCCGGCGGCGAGCTCTTCACCATCCTCTACGCG GGATTTGTTGCTTCCGGCATCGCCTTCGCTGTGCAGATATGGTGCATTGACAGGGGCGGCCCTGTCTTCGTGGCCGTCTACCAGCCAGTCCAGACTCTGGTTGTTGCAATCATGGCGTCGATTGCTTTGGGAGAGCAATTCTACCTCGGCGG CATTATCGGTGCCGTGTTCATCATAGCTGGGCTGTACCTGGTGCTGTGGGGAAAGAGTGAAGAGCGAGCCTTCGCTGCTAAGGAGGCAGCCATGGTTGTCTCCTCCACCTGCGACCATGACGGCGTCAGACCCATTGCTTCACCTAAAGCTTCCACCCTAACTCAGCCGCTGTTGCCCTCGCCACCCTCTGAGAACGTGTGA